From one Humulus lupulus chromosome 8, drHumLupu1.1, whole genome shotgun sequence genomic stretch:
- the LOC133798544 gene encoding probable RNA-binding protein ARP1 isoform X1: MTLSNNVNGNNNNINHIGPFGDTTLTKVFVGGLAWETPKEAMRDHFEKYGEILEAVIISDKLTGRSKGYGFVTFKEPESAKKACEEATPIINGRRANCNLASLGARRPRSSNANTAFNPPAPQQGSNIGPRSMSPTPANPVQWYYPAATPAATPFHRQQQHLHQHAAVPVYGYPPTYIAADISYNPKLSYTGGTFMGGHFPQVYPGVMSANTLMPMYPMYHYHQAHTMGPSAHMFPTTTGPISPVPAIISKPASITAPNSGTIERYKEVGQWSN, encoded by the exons ATGACGCTGAGCAACAACGTTAACGGTAACAACAACAATATCAACCACATTGGACCGTTCGGAGACACGACACTAACTAAAGTGTTCGTGGGAGGCCTCGCATGGGAAACTCCAAAAGAAGCCATGAGAGACCACTTCGAGAAGTATGGAGAGATCTTGGAGGCCGTCATCATCTCCGATAAACTCACCGGTCGTTCCAAGGGCTACGGATTc GTGACTTTCAAGGAACCTGAATCCGCCAAGAAGGCGTGCGAGGAAGCCACGCCGATCATTAACGGTCGCCGAGCCAACTGCAATCTGGCATCTCTTGGCGCGAGGCGGCCCAGGTCGTCAAATGCAAACACTGCTTTTAATCCTCCTGCACCTCAACaag GATCTAACATTGGACCGAGGTCAATGTCGCCGACACCTGCGAATCCCGTGCAGTGGTATTATCCTGCTGCAACGCCTGCCGCGACGCCGTTTCATCGGCAGCAGCAGCATCTTCATCAGCACGCCGCCGTTCCTGTCTACGG ATATCCTCCGACCTACATAGCTGCTGATATCAGTTACAATCCA AAGCTAAGCTACACCGGCGGGACCTTCATGGGTGGGCACTTCCCTCAAGTGTACCCAGGGGTGATGAGCGCAAACACACTGATGCCGATGTACCCGATGTATCACTACCATCAGGCACACACAATGGGCCCTTCGGCCCACATGTTCCCAACAACGACAGGGCCCATTAGCCCAGTCCCGGCCATCATTTCGAAGCCTGCGTCAATTACTGCCCCTAACTCAG GTACAATTGAGAGGTATAAAGAGGTTGGCCAATGGAGCAATTAA
- the LOC133798544 gene encoding probable RNA-binding protein ARP1 isoform X2, translating into MTLSNNVNGNNNNINHIGPFGDTTLTKVFVGGLAWETPKEAMRDHFEKYGEILEAVIISDKLTGRSKGYGFVTFKEPESAKKACEEATPIINGRRANCNLASLGARRPRSSNANTAFNPPAPQQGSNIGPRSMSPTPANPVQWYYPAATPAATPFHRQQQHLHQHAAVPVYGYPPTYIAADISYNPKLSYTGGTFMGGHFPQVYPGVMSANTLMPMYPMYHYHQAHTMGPSAHMFPTTTGPISPVPAIISKPASITAPNSVCLAVE; encoded by the exons ATGACGCTGAGCAACAACGTTAACGGTAACAACAACAATATCAACCACATTGGACCGTTCGGAGACACGACACTAACTAAAGTGTTCGTGGGAGGCCTCGCATGGGAAACTCCAAAAGAAGCCATGAGAGACCACTTCGAGAAGTATGGAGAGATCTTGGAGGCCGTCATCATCTCCGATAAACTCACCGGTCGTTCCAAGGGCTACGGATTc GTGACTTTCAAGGAACCTGAATCCGCCAAGAAGGCGTGCGAGGAAGCCACGCCGATCATTAACGGTCGCCGAGCCAACTGCAATCTGGCATCTCTTGGCGCGAGGCGGCCCAGGTCGTCAAATGCAAACACTGCTTTTAATCCTCCTGCACCTCAACaag GATCTAACATTGGACCGAGGTCAATGTCGCCGACACCTGCGAATCCCGTGCAGTGGTATTATCCTGCTGCAACGCCTGCCGCGACGCCGTTTCATCGGCAGCAGCAGCATCTTCATCAGCACGCCGCCGTTCCTGTCTACGG ATATCCTCCGACCTACATAGCTGCTGATATCAGTTACAATCCA AAGCTAAGCTACACCGGCGGGACCTTCATGGGTGGGCACTTCCCTCAAGTGTACCCAGGGGTGATGAGCGCAAACACACTGATGCCGATGTACCCGATGTATCACTACCATCAGGCACACACAATGGGCCCTTCGGCCCACATGTTCCCAACAACGACAGGGCCCATTAGCCCAGTCCCGGCCATCATTTCGAAGCCTGCGTCAATTACTGCCCCTAACTCAG TTTGCCTGGCTGTGGAATAG